A genomic segment from Manduca sexta isolate Smith_Timp_Sample1 chromosome 13, JHU_Msex_v1.0, whole genome shotgun sequence encodes:
- the LOC119189209 gene encoding uncharacterized protein LOC119189209: MANREVDTSRVIDEVRLRKKFWDASDPLYKNKDARNKSWEDIADTLFENISGEEKQQLGKLVQQRWKTARDAFFRTKNAMKKTPSGSAAPKYKKYIYYDELSFLAPTVENEVDESLNETIPSPSLPSPLANIDNTLDSMVSSEHSQDSDIFTQQVFSNTQQGEQNDRGVDSPSSQNLGWKREKKGPENKSRKFSF, from the exons ATGGCGAATCGCGAAGTGGATACAAGTCGAGTTATCGATGAGGTACGCCTGAGGAAGAAATTTTGGGATGCATCCGATCCACTCTACAAAAATAAAGATGCAAGAAACAAATCCTGGGAGGATATTGCGGACACATTGTTCGAAAATATTTCAGGAGAAGAAAAACAACAACTTG gCAAACTAGTCCAACAAAGATGGAAAACAGCCCGTGATGCGTTTTTTAGAACAAAGAACGCAATGAAAAAAACGCCTTCTGGAAGTGCTGCaccaaaatacaaaaagtacatTTATTATGACGAATTAAGCTTCCTAGCTCCAACAGTTGAGAATGAAGTTGATGAATCACTCAATGAAACCATACCCTCCCCTTCCCTTCCCTCACCCTTAGCAAATATAGATAACACATTGGATAGTATGGTATCTTCAGAACACTCTCAAGATTCTGATATATTCACGCAGCAAGTTTTTTCAAACACTCAGCAGGGTGAGCAGAATGACCGTGGTGTTGATTCACCATCATCACAAAACCTTGGCTGGAAAAGAGAAAAGAAGGGCCCCGAAAACAAATCCAGAAAGTTCTCCTTTtga